From bacterium, the proteins below share one genomic window:
- a CDS encoding 23S rRNA (pseudouridine(1915)-N(3))-methyltransferase RlmH, producing the protein MKLQVLGIGKIREPFYKDGVDEYAGRIRHYLPIRVIEAAKERSGNPRDLEEAYSKLRKDHMKASARVALDRTGRAMSSEKLAGWLENAMVTGQDLASFIIGGPHGLASGAVEDSGLVLSLSALTLPHQMARLLLMEQLYRAMTIIRGEPYHK; encoded by the coding sequence TTGAAGCTCCAGGTCCTCGGGATTGGAAAGATCCGGGAGCCTTTCTACAAAGACGGTGTCGATGAGTATGCTGGACGTATCCGGCATTACCTCCCGATCAGGGTCATCGAAGCCGCCAAGGAGCGGTCGGGCAACCCGCGGGATCTGGAGGAGGCTTATTCAAAGCTGAGGAAGGACCACATGAAGGCATCCGCGAGGGTGGCCCTGGACCGGACCGGCCGGGCCATGTCTTCGGAGAAGCTGGCCGGTTGGCTGGAAAATGCCATGGTCACCGGTCAGGACCTGGCCAGCTTCATCATCGGTGGCCCCCACGGACTGGCGTCGGGCGCAGTCGAAGATTCCGGATTGGTCCTGTCGCTTTCAGCCCTGACCCTTCCTCATCAGATGGCGAGGCTCCTTTTGATGGAGCAGCTCTACCGGGCGATGACCATCATCAGGGGAGAGCCTTACCACAAATAA
- the rsfS gene encoding ribosome silencing factor: protein MNSIDMARLAAGAALDKKALDPLVLDLRELSSVAEFFVILTGTSNRHVQAVAENVVEAFKAVGIRAMGEEGLRDGKWVLLDYGEVVVHVFLEPVREYYDIERLWIDAPRLDLDDPGDKETP, encoded by the coding sequence TTGAATTCTATTGATATGGCCCGTTTGGCCGCTGGGGCGGCACTGGACAAGAAAGCTCTCGATCCACTCGTTCTGGATCTCAGGGAGCTCTCCTCGGTAGCGGAATTTTTCGTGATCCTCACCGGCACTTCAAACCGCCACGTACAGGCCGTGGCGGAAAACGTTGTGGAGGCTTTCAAGGCTGTCGGGATAAGGGCCATGGGGGAAGAGGGGCTCCGGGATGGAAAATGGGTACTCCTGGACTACGGCGAGGTCGTGGTTCACGTTTTCCTTGAGCCGGTCCGCGAGTATTATGATATAGAAAGGCTCTGGATCGACGCCCCCAGGCTGGATCTGGATGATCCCGGGGACAAAGAAACACCTTGA